A window of the Leucothrix mucor DSM 2157 genome harbors these coding sequences:
- a CDS encoding GMC family oxidoreductase: MTAYDYIVIGAGSAGCVVANRLSADPKVSVCLIEAGGPNQNPWVSVPAGAFVLYGNKKYDYTYQGAPQKHLANRVITVNRGKGLGGSSAINSMVYIRGNRKDYDTWEALGCRGWSYDDVLPIFKKLENNQVDQSSEFHGFEGELSVVQPQETNEVGHMFVAAGKHAGLPKNDDFNAESQLGLGVYNVKQQRGERVSSYTAFIKPVLKQRPNLTVLTQTEVLSLNIEGDRVVSVNIEQQGQASVLTCNKEVVLSAGVIASPRILLASGIGNKSELEALGIECKHDVPGVGENLQDHIDSMVTVRSSSAKSIGVSLRTLLPHVLPAPFKYWLQRKGWWTTNYVEVGGFAKTKFAEATGDDPDIQFHFTPLFRSHRGRKFEFGHGYSLFTCVLRPNSTGSVKMVNDGMHRNMLIDHNFFADEQDRKVLVEAVKKAREVLASPVFDEIRGEEMAPGKHIQTDEQILQYLRETASTVYHPVGTCKMGVDEMAVVSPADLKVRGMQNLRVIDASTMPKLISGNTSAPSMMIGDKGASMILADQA, encoded by the coding sequence ATGACCGCGTATGACTACATTGTGATTGGTGCCGGTTCGGCTGGCTGCGTAGTCGCAAACCGTTTAAGTGCCGACCCTAAAGTCTCGGTGTGCCTGATTGAAGCCGGTGGCCCAAATCAGAACCCGTGGGTGTCGGTGCCAGCGGGTGCCTTTGTGCTCTATGGCAATAAAAAATACGACTATACCTATCAGGGTGCGCCACAAAAGCATTTGGCCAATCGGGTGATTACAGTCAACCGTGGCAAAGGGCTTGGCGGCTCCAGTGCGATTAACAGCATGGTGTATATCCGTGGAAACCGTAAAGATTATGACACGTGGGAAGCTTTAGGCTGTCGCGGTTGGTCGTATGATGATGTGTTGCCTATTTTCAAAAAGCTGGAAAACAATCAGGTCGATCAATCATCGGAGTTTCATGGTTTCGAGGGTGAGTTAAGCGTTGTTCAGCCACAGGAAACCAATGAAGTTGGTCATATGTTTGTGGCAGCTGGTAAGCATGCCGGATTACCAAAAAATGATGATTTTAATGCCGAATCGCAGCTGGGTCTTGGCGTATACAATGTTAAGCAGCAACGCGGCGAGCGGGTGAGTAGCTATACGGCGTTTATCAAGCCAGTGCTTAAACAGCGCCCGAACCTGACTGTATTGACGCAAACCGAAGTGCTCTCGCTTAATATCGAAGGCGATCGGGTAGTCAGTGTCAATATCGAGCAGCAAGGTCAGGCATCCGTGCTGACCTGTAATAAAGAAGTAGTCCTAAGTGCCGGTGTGATTGCCTCGCCACGTATTTTGCTGGCTTCCGGCATTGGTAATAAGTCTGAGCTTGAAGCCTTGGGCATTGAATGCAAACACGATGTGCCGGGCGTTGGTGAAAACCTGCAAGATCATATCGACAGCATGGTTACCGTGCGCTCCAGCAGTGCCAAATCCATTGGTGTATCGCTGCGAACTCTACTACCTCATGTGCTCCCTGCCCCATTTAAATATTGGCTACAGCGCAAAGGCTGGTGGACGACTAACTACGTTGAAGTGGGCGGCTTTGCAAAAACCAAATTCGCCGAAGCCACGGGCGATGACCCGGATATTCAATTCCATTTTACGCCCTTATTCCGCAGTCATCGTGGCCGCAAGTTTGAGTTTGGGCATGGCTATTCCTTATTCACCTGTGTGCTGCGCCCCAATAGTACTGGCTCGGTAAAAATGGTGAATGATGGCATGCATCGCAATATGCTGATCGATCACAACTTCTTTGCCGATGAGCAAGATCGCAAAGTGCTGGTTGAGGCGGTTAAAAAAGCCCGTGAAGTACTAGCCTCGCCAGTGTTTGATGAGATCCGTGGCGAAGAAATGGCACCCGGCAAACACATTCAAACCGATGAGCAGATTTTGCAGTACCTGAGAGAGACGGCTTCGACGGTTTATCATCCGGTTGGTACCTGCAAAATGGGTGTGGATGAGATGGCGGTGGTCAGTCCAGCTGATCTGAAAGTCCGTGGTATGCAGAACCTGCGAGTCATTGATGCGTCGACTATGCCCAAGCTGATTAGCGGCAATACCTCCGCACCGTCTATGATGATTGGTGACAAGGGTGCGTCGATGATCTTAGCGGATCAGGCGTAG
- a CDS encoding PACE efflux transporter — protein MKNRERVFHAVSFEIILLAIFIPMSALVTQKPSGDLAIVGVSLSLLAVAWNYVYNIGFDKLFGAERIQRGMKLRVLHAVCFEAGMVVLGVPLIAWMLQISLLAAIILEAGFLVFILIYTLLFNWLYDHYQPYKNWFGEQKA, from the coding sequence ATGAAAAACAGAGAACGCGTTTTTCATGCCGTGTCATTTGAAATTATATTGCTGGCTATTTTTATTCCCATGTCAGCCTTGGTCACGCAAAAACCGTCGGGTGATTTAGCCATTGTTGGCGTCTCGCTAAGCCTGTTGGCCGTTGCTTGGAACTATGTCTACAACATTGGCTTCGACAAACTGTTTGGTGCAGAACGCATTCAGCGGGGCATGAAGTTGCGGGTGTTGCATGCGGTATGCTTTGAAGCGGGAATGGTGGTGCTGGGTGTGCCATTAATTGCCTGGATGCTGCAAATCAGTTTGCTGGCGGCAATTATTCTGGAAGCGGGCTTTTTGGTGTTTATTCTGATCTATACCCTGCTGTTTAATTGGCTGTATGACCATTACCAACCTTATAAAAACTGGTTTGGCGAGCAGAAAGCCTAA
- a CDS encoding MOSC domain-containing protein, which yields MITIQTLLNMLPQTGTVTWIGLRPYRRATIDIVQQVEAIKDMGLAGDRYAGTAGKRQVTLIQAEHLPVMASLLARDSVDPALLRRNICVSGLNLLALKGRRFQIGDAILEFTGLCHPCSFMETVFGDGGYNAVRGHGGITASVIQSGIIRLNDTVRAIPKDTETTPQLSLL from the coding sequence ATGATAACCATCCAAACCCTACTCAACATGCTCCCACAAACTGGTACCGTCACTTGGATTGGCTTACGCCCATATCGCCGTGCCACTATTGATATCGTTCAACAAGTAGAAGCCATCAAAGACATGGGCTTAGCTGGTGATCGTTACGCAGGCACCGCCGGAAAACGCCAAGTTACACTGATTCAAGCTGAGCATTTACCGGTTATGGCATCGTTATTAGCGCGCGACTCGGTTGATCCTGCCTTACTACGCCGCAATATCTGTGTGAGTGGGTTAAACCTGTTGGCACTTAAAGGTCGGCGCTTTCAAATCGGCGATGCAATCTTAGAATTCACCGGCTTATGCCACCCTTGTTCCTTTATGGAAACAGTCTTTGGTGATGGCGGTTATAACGCAGTGCGTGGCCATGGTGGTATTACGGCCAGCGTGATTCAATCCGGTATCATCCGTTTGAATGACACGGTGCGGGCGATTCCAAAAGACACTGAAACCACCCCACAGCTTTCTCTACTTTAG
- a CDS encoding type II toxin-antitoxin system ParD family antitoxin, whose protein sequence is MIRHTISVPEPMSHYIESQITSGKYGNISEFFRDLIRRDQERHQLAIQELRKMVDAAEASGISTLSMSDIKAEALRDMGI, encoded by the coding sequence ATGATTAGACACACTATTTCCGTTCCTGAGCCGATGAGCCATTATATCGAGAGTCAAATCACTTCGGGAAAATACGGCAATATCAGTGAGTTCTTTCGCGATCTTATTCGTCGAGATCAAGAGCGCCATCAACTCGCTATTCAGGAGCTTCGCAAGATGGTTGATGCAGCCGAAGCAAGTGGCATAAGTACGCTATCTATGAGCGATATCAAGGCTGAAGCATTGCGTGATATGGGCATATGA
- a CDS encoding type II toxin-antitoxin system RelE/ParE family toxin translates to MTVRFTEDAKSDIKAIYIYSYQNFGRQQADKYFDALSEKMETLSDVVICSDYSFVREGLKRLNHQSHAIYYREDEDDVLVLIVLHQRMDPALHMRDEPT, encoded by the coding sequence ATGACGGTTAGGTTTACTGAGGATGCAAAGTCCGATATTAAAGCAATCTACATCTACTCTTATCAAAACTTCGGACGACAGCAAGCCGACAAATATTTTGATGCACTTAGTGAGAAAATGGAAACCCTGTCAGATGTCGTTATCTGCTCGGACTATAGCTTTGTAAGAGAGGGGTTGAAGCGTCTAAACCATCAGAGTCATGCGATTTATTATCGGGAAGATGAGGATGATGTATTGGTGCTGATAGTGTTACATCAGCGGATGGACCCTGCTCTGCATATGAGAGATGAACCGACTTAG
- the mtgA gene encoding monofunctional biosynthetic peptidoglycan transglycosylase gives MNKPKRFKTAWLHWLWRLPLGLLMVAILLIIIFRWVPLPSSSFMMQQTVSSWLDKDVPAVRHHWVSMERIPPEVALAVVSSEDQLFPEHWGIDREATKTAILASLNGESAKGGSTITQQVAKNMFLWSGRSYVRKGLEWGLAILIDALWSKRRILEVYLNIAQFSAADYGVGAAAANLLKKPVDKITTENAAALAAVLPSPATYSVTKPTRYLLKRRKAIQKQMRQLGGVDYLADL, from the coding sequence TTGAATAAGCCTAAGCGGTTCAAAACCGCTTGGCTACATTGGTTATGGCGCCTACCTCTCGGCTTGTTGATGGTCGCAATCTTGTTGATCATCATTTTCCGTTGGGTGCCATTGCCTAGTTCATCATTTATGATGCAACAAACAGTCTCTAGCTGGTTGGATAAAGACGTTCCTGCCGTTCGCCATCACTGGGTAAGCATGGAGCGGATACCACCTGAAGTCGCATTGGCTGTGGTGAGCTCTGAAGATCAGCTGTTTCCTGAGCACTGGGGAATAGATCGTGAAGCAACTAAAACCGCAATACTAGCCTCTCTCAATGGCGAATCCGCAAAAGGCGGTAGCACCATTACTCAACAAGTCGCAAAAAACATGTTCCTCTGGAGTGGCCGCAGCTATGTGCGCAAAGGTCTCGAGTGGGGCTTAGCGATCTTGATTGATGCTTTGTGGAGCAAACGCCGTATTTTAGAAGTGTATTTGAATATTGCTCAGTTTAGCGCCGCGGACTATGGCGTGGGTGCGGCAGCGGCGAACTTATTGAAGAAGCCGGTTGATAAGATTACTACTGAAAATGCAGCCGCTCTGGCAGCCGTACTGCCGTCACCAGCGACTTATAGCGTAACTAAACCCACTCGGTATCTTCTTAAGCGGCGTAAAGCGATTCAAAAGCAAATGCGGCAACTGGGTGGCGTTGATTATTTAGCGGATTTGTAG
- a CDS encoding ribonucleotide-diphosphate reductase subunit beta, protein MLNWDNPLSPATANKSTEAAKPAAPVLQSYSVSNALSEARTATPEPVKPVIAEPKPVVAAPAVATEAKTGMLQEQMGVTGKVMTAFNANDKRVINGEGDVNQLAPFKYPWAWEYFLNANKNHWTPLDINMAQDVHDYNHTLTDAEKHVYENVLAYLTTSDILAMRNIGLAVMEKMTAPELQIYQARQVYEEALHTWTYQHCIETLGLDQAEIYNRYRVVPQINQKIQLANRRLEDVMRSDMDLKNQDDLNSFVMSYMFFSGIFEGSWFYNGFTPIFSLQRRGLMKGTSEQLQYIMRDEVMHASFGIRVVKQILLENDVRLDPKEIRKMWDESEAAEAGYARYILRDPILGYSADDHIEQFRFIANRRARQLGLEEPFPGAQSRTPWLDEQANMKKEKNFFETRVTEYQTGGALKWD, encoded by the coding sequence ATGCTAAATTGGGACAACCCACTATCGCCAGCAACGGCGAATAAGTCTACGGAGGCAGCCAAGCCGGCTGCCCCTGTTCTACAGTCTTACTCGGTCAGCAATGCGCTGAGCGAGGCACGCACTGCTACTCCGGAGCCCGTTAAGCCGGTCATCGCAGAGCCGAAGCCTGTGGTTGCTGCACCCGCAGTCGCTACTGAGGCTAAGACTGGCATGCTGCAAGAGCAAATGGGCGTTACCGGCAAGGTAATGACCGCATTCAACGCCAATGATAAGCGTGTGATTAATGGTGAAGGCGATGTCAATCAATTGGCACCGTTCAAGTACCCTTGGGCTTGGGAATACTTCCTGAATGCCAACAAGAATCACTGGACGCCGCTTGATATCAATATGGCGCAGGATGTGCATGACTACAATCACACCCTGACGGATGCAGAGAAGCACGTATATGAAAACGTACTGGCTTATCTGACGACGTCTGACATTCTGGCAATGCGCAATATCGGTTTAGCCGTCATGGAAAAGATGACTGCGCCGGAGTTGCAAATTTATCAGGCACGTCAGGTGTATGAAGAGGCACTGCATACCTGGACTTATCAGCACTGCATCGAGACTTTAGGTCTGGATCAGGCCGAGATCTACAATCGCTACCGCGTAGTGCCACAGATCAACCAGAAGATTCAGCTGGCTAACCGCCGTCTGGAAGATGTAATGCGCTCAGATATGGACCTGAAAAATCAGGACGATCTGAACAGCTTTGTGATGTCTTACATGTTCTTCTCTGGCATCTTCGAAGGCAGCTGGTTCTACAACGGCTTTACTCCAATCTTCTCATTGCAACGTCGTGGTTTGATGAAAGGCACCTCCGAGCAGCTGCAGTACATTATGCGTGACGAAGTGATGCATGCATCCTTTGGTATTCGTGTGGTGAAGCAGATTCTGCTGGAGAATGACGTTCGTCTTGATCCTAAAGAAATCCGCAAGATGTGGGATGAGTCTGAAGCTGCTGAAGCTGGTTACGCACGTTACATTCTGCGTGATCCGATTCTGGGTTATAGCGCGGATGATCATATCGAGCAGTTCCGCTTTATTGCGAACCGCCGTGCACGTCAGCTGGGCTTAGAAGAGCCGTTCCCGGGCGCACAAAGCCGCACTCCTTGGTTGGATGAGCAAGCGAATATGAAGAAGGAGAAAAACTTCTTTGAAACGCGTGTGACAGAATACCAAACGGGTGGGGCGTTGAAGTGGGACTGA
- a CDS encoding ribonucleoside-diphosphate reductase subunit alpha, protein MSAASDNLKFPQEALVPAANTANKPQAVDSNYKVIRRNGSVTPFDQSKIEVALTKAFLEVEGGVVAASSRVHKEVKELAAQVGDSLFRRMPDGGVVHIEDVQDQVELALMRSGEQKVARSYVLYREERSRLRAEKEVKPTGKGKKAVANVINVVSLNGDTKPLDMKRLKKIINEAVSGLEGVSADVLMTDVTRNLFDGIKEKDVGSALVMSARVMIEKDPNYSQVAARLLMDTIRTEGLTLLNGRPTDATQAEMKGIYPEMLAKYIRKAVELELVDDELSRYDLVKLGNAIKPQRDQQFTYLGLQTLYDRYFIHTDGVRFELPQIFFMRVAMGLAINEVQREERAIEFYDLLSSFYFMSSTPTLFNSGTLRPQLSSCYLTTIPDHLSGIYDAIKDNALLSKYAGGLGNDWTPVRGLGSHIKGTNGKSQGVVPFLKVANDTAVAVNQGGKRKGAVCAYLETWHLDIEEFIELRKNTGDDRRRTHDMNSANWIPDLFMKRVAEEGEWTLFSPDDTPDLHDLFGSAFEARYVEYEAKAARGEIKLFKKLKALDLWRKMLGMLFETGHPWITFKDPCNIRYTNQHAGVVHSSNLCTEITLHTNEDEIAVCNLGSINLPAHTTKNGLDMKLLKKTVTTAMRMLDNVIDYNYYSVPQARRSNLQHRPVGLGLMGFHDALYKQDLVYASQGAVQFADTSMEAVSYFAINASNELAKERGAYPSFKGSLWDRGILPIDSLELLQKERGDYLQIDKSSTLDWDTLRKSVQADGMRNSNVMAIAPTATISNICGVSQSIEPTYQNLYVKSNLSGEFTVVNPYMVEELKSLDLWDDVMINDLKYFDGSLQQIDRIPANVREKYASAFEIDPRWLVEAGSRRQKWIDQGQSLNLYMAEPSGSKMDNLYKLAWVRGLKTTYYLRSMGATHMEKTSGDEPVASSRELPDNAAPKAAPSACSILDPECEACQ, encoded by the coding sequence ATGAGCGCAGCAAGCGACAATCTTAAGTTTCCACAAGAGGCACTCGTGCCTGCAGCAAACACCGCCAACAAGCCTCAGGCAGTTGACAGTAACTATAAAGTTATTCGCCGTAATGGCAGTGTAACGCCGTTTGATCAAAGCAAAATTGAAGTCGCTTTGACCAAAGCATTCCTGGAAGTTGAAGGTGGCGTGGTTGCAGCCTCTTCCCGCGTTCATAAGGAAGTTAAAGAATTAGCCGCTCAAGTTGGCGATTCATTGTTCCGTCGCATGCCAGATGGCGGCGTGGTGCATATCGAAGATGTTCAGGACCAAGTTGAGCTGGCGCTGATGCGTTCTGGCGAGCAAAAAGTTGCTCGTAGCTACGTGTTATACCGCGAAGAGCGTTCACGTTTACGTGCTGAGAAAGAAGTTAAGCCAACTGGCAAAGGCAAGAAAGCCGTGGCAAACGTTATCAACGTTGTGTCTCTGAATGGCGACACTAAGCCTTTGGATATGAAGCGTCTGAAGAAAATCATCAATGAAGCCGTTTCTGGTTTAGAAGGCGTTAGCGCTGACGTACTGATGACTGATGTAACTCGCAATCTGTTTGATGGCATCAAAGAGAAAGACGTTGGATCTGCACTGGTCATGTCTGCTCGCGTGATGATCGAAAAAGATCCTAACTACTCTCAGGTTGCCGCACGTTTACTGATGGATACCATCCGCACTGAAGGGCTTACACTGCTAAACGGTCGCCCAACTGACGCGACTCAGGCTGAGATGAAGGGCATCTACCCTGAAATGCTGGCTAAATACATCCGCAAAGCGGTTGAGCTGGAATTAGTTGATGACGAACTAAGCCGTTATGACCTAGTAAAGCTGGGTAATGCGATTAAGCCACAGCGCGATCAGCAGTTTACTTACCTTGGCCTGCAGACACTGTACGACCGTTATTTCATCCATACCGATGGCGTGCGCTTTGAGCTGCCACAGATTTTCTTTATGCGTGTGGCAATGGGTCTGGCGATCAATGAAGTTCAGCGTGAAGAGCGTGCGATCGAGTTTTACGATCTGCTGTCTAGCTTCTACTTCATGAGCAGTACGCCAACGTTGTTCAACTCAGGTACCTTGCGCCCTCAGTTGTCTTCTTGCTACCTGACGACGATTCCAGATCACTTGAGCGGCATTTACGATGCGATTAAAGATAACGCACTGTTATCTAAATACGCAGGCGGCTTGGGTAACGACTGGACGCCAGTGCGTGGCTTAGGCTCACACATCAAAGGCACTAATGGAAAATCACAGGGAGTGGTTCCATTCCTGAAAGTGGCTAACGATACCGCTGTTGCAGTCAACCAAGGCGGCAAGCGTAAGGGTGCAGTATGTGCGTACCTGGAAACTTGGCACTTAGACATCGAAGAGTTCATCGAGCTGCGTAAAAATACCGGTGATGATCGTCGCCGTACGCACGATATGAACAGCGCGAACTGGATTCCTGACTTGTTCATGAAGCGTGTTGCAGAAGAGGGCGAATGGACCCTATTCTCACCCGATGACACCCCAGATCTGCATGATCTGTTTGGTTCTGCCTTTGAAGCGCGTTATGTTGAATATGAAGCAAAAGCAGCACGCGGCGAGATCAAATTATTCAAGAAACTCAAGGCGCTAGACTTGTGGCGTAAGATGTTGGGCATGTTGTTTGAAACAGGCCATCCTTGGATCACCTTTAAAGATCCTTGCAACATTCGTTACACCAACCAGCACGCTGGCGTGGTTCACAGCTCAAACCTGTGTACTGAGATCACCTTGCACACTAACGAAGATGAGATTGCGGTTTGTAACCTAGGCTCAATCAACCTGCCAGCGCATACCACTAAGAATGGTCTGGACATGAAGTTACTGAAGAAAACAGTAACGACTGCGATGCGTATGCTGGATAACGTCATCGACTACAACTACTACAGCGTGCCACAAGCGCGTCGTTCTAACCTGCAACATCGCCCGGTTGGTTTGGGTCTGATGGGCTTCCACGATGCGCTGTACAAGCAGGACTTAGTGTATGCCTCACAAGGTGCCGTGCAGTTTGCTGATACCAGTATGGAAGCAGTGTCTTACTTTGCGATCAATGCATCGAACGAGCTGGCTAAAGAGCGTGGCGCATACCCAAGCTTCAAAGGTTCTTTATGGGATCGCGGTATTTTGCCAATCGACTCTCTGGAACTGCTGCAAAAAGAGCGTGGTGATTACCTGCAAATCGACAAGTCCAGCACTTTGGATTGGGACACGCTGCGTAAATCAGTACAAGCTGACGGCATGCGTAACTCGAACGTGATGGCGATTGCTCCTACCGCGACGATTTCTAACATCTGTGGTGTAAGTCAGTCGATCGAACCGACTTATCAGAATCTGTATGTTAAATCGAATCTGTCGGGTGAGTTCACGGTTGTGAATCCTTACATGGTTGAAGAGCTGAAGAGCTTGGATTTGTGGGATGACGTGATGATCAACGACCTGAAATACTTCGATGGTAGCTTGCAGCAGATCGATCGCATTCCGGCAAATGTTCGTGAAAAGTACGCGAGCGCCTTTGAAATCGACCCTCGTTGGTTGGTTGAAGCGGGCAGCCGTCGTCAAAAATGGATCGACCAAGGTCAATCATTGAACCTGTACATGGCTGAGCCATCCGGTTCTAAAATGGATAATCTGTATAAGCTGGCTTGGGTACGCGGCCTGAAAACTACCTATTATCTGCGTTCTATGGGCGCTACTCACATGGAGAAAACTTCTGGTGACGAACCAGTTGCATCTAGTCGCGAACTGCCTGATAATGCCGCGCCAAAAGCGGCACCTAGTGCTTGTTCAATCCTAGACCCAGAGTGTGAAGCATGTCAGTAA
- a CDS encoding CDP-6-deoxy-delta-3,4-glucoseen reductase: MTYQVTIQPSGHQFNIEEGESILDGALKHGILFPYGCRGGSCGTCFGKVLEGKIEFPDGLPLGLMESEREEGKALFCVAEARSDLILDVREIRSREEIRVKTLPAKVISLKKLAPDVMQMRLVLPATERLMFRAGQYLDFLLRNRRRRSFSIANAPVHDEFLELHIRHVPDGEFTEMVFSKLKENSLVRLEAPLGNFYVRAESNRPLLMIAGGTGFAPIKGMVEQLQAEGDTRPILFYWGALAEQDLYMRELAERWVKPGVFKFIPVLSAAKPGDHWAGRTGYVHEAVANDIPNLAAYDVYMAGPPAMIVAARKQFLQQGLPSEQLFSDSFEYSQDD, from the coding sequence ATGACATATCAGGTAACGATTCAGCCGAGCGGACACCAATTTAATATTGAGGAAGGCGAGTCGATACTGGATGGCGCGTTAAAACATGGCATTTTATTCCCCTATGGCTGCCGTGGTGGCTCTTGTGGAACCTGCTTTGGCAAAGTGTTGGAAGGCAAGATTGAATTTCCGGATGGCTTGCCGCTGGGCTTGATGGAAAGCGAGCGCGAGGAGGGTAAAGCCTTATTTTGTGTCGCCGAGGCGCGCTCTGATCTGATTCTTGATGTGCGGGAAATTCGCAGTCGTGAAGAAATCCGAGTTAAAACGCTTCCAGCGAAAGTGATCTCACTCAAAAAGCTAGCGCCAGATGTTATGCAAATGCGCTTGGTATTGCCTGCAACCGAGCGCCTGATGTTTCGTGCCGGACAATATCTGGACTTTCTGCTACGCAATCGACGTCGTCGTTCATTCTCCATTGCCAATGCGCCGGTACATGATGAGTTTCTGGAGCTACACATTCGACATGTGCCTGATGGCGAGTTTACGGAAATGGTATTTTCGAAGCTTAAGGAAAACTCCTTAGTGCGGCTGGAAGCGCCCTTGGGAAATTTTTATGTGCGTGCAGAATCCAACCGACCATTGCTGATGATTGCAGGTGGTACTGGCTTTGCGCCCATCAAAGGCATGGTTGAGCAATTGCAGGCAGAGGGAGACACGCGCCCTATTCTGTTTTACTGGGGAGCGCTGGCTGAGCAGGACTTGTACATGCGAGAGCTGGCTGAGCGATGGGTAAAGCCGGGCGTGTTCAAATTTATTCCTGTGCTTTCAGCGGCTAAGCCTGGTGATCATTGGGCTGGCAGAACCGGTTATGTGCACGAAGCGGTCGCCAATGATATCCCTAACCTTGCGGCTTACGATGTGTATATGGCAGGCCCTCCGGCCATGATAGTGGCGGCGCGTAAGCAGTTTTTACAGCAAGGCTTGCCCAGCGAGCAGCTGTTTTCAGATTCCTTTGAGTACAGTCAGGACGACTGA
- a CDS encoding phosphoribulokinase, with protein MSAKHPIVAVTGSSGAGTTYVRDAFINIFRREGIKAAIIEGDSFHSVTREEFKQRVVEEAQQGNNHYSHFGPEANDFKALQETYRQYGETGETRRRYYLHNELRVREHSKRLGLELDAGNFTPWEDVPTGSDLLLYEGLHGNVVDEAQGVDTSKFVDLGIGVVPSVNLEWIQKIHRDHSHRGYDEKQVIETILRRMPDYVHYITPQFSLTDVNFQRVPMVDTSNPFVSRDIPSLDESKVVIRFKSPSKYNIDFPFLLSMIEHSFMSRRNTIVVPGNKMSLAMETILTPILEKLLSQSKRLQ; from the coding sequence ATGTCAGCGAAACACCCCATTGTTGCAGTCACCGGCTCGTCTGGTGCTGGAACCACTTATGTGCGAGATGCCTTTATCAACATCTTTCGCCGCGAAGGCATCAAGGCGGCCATTATTGAAGGCGACAGCTTTCACAGCGTCACTCGCGAAGAGTTTAAACAGCGCGTTGTTGAAGAAGCCCAGCAAGGCAACAACCACTACAGTCACTTCGGCCCCGAAGCCAATGACTTTAAAGCGCTGCAAGAAACCTATCGGCAATATGGCGAAACCGGCGAAACGCGCCGTCGCTACTACCTACATAATGAGTTGCGCGTTAGAGAACACAGCAAGCGACTAGGCCTCGAATTAGATGCCGGCAATTTTACGCCGTGGGAAGATGTACCAACAGGCTCTGACTTACTGCTATATGAAGGTCTGCATGGCAATGTAGTTGACGAAGCGCAAGGCGTAGACACTTCGAAGTTTGTGGATTTGGGAATTGGCGTCGTGCCAAGTGTCAACCTGGAATGGATTCAGAAGATCCATCGCGATCACTCACATCGCGGCTATGATGAAAAACAGGTGATTGAAACGATTTTGCGTCGAATGCCGGATTATGTGCATTACATCACACCGCAATTCTCATTAACTGACGTCAACTTTCAGCGTGTACCCATGGTGGATACCTCAAATCCCTTTGTGTCCAGAGATATTCCCTCGCTGGACGAGAGCAAAGTAGTAATCCGCTTTAAGTCGCCATCCAAATACAATATCGACTTTCCGTTTCTGCTGAGCATGATTGAGCATTCGTTTATGTCACGCCGCAATACGATTGTCGTGCCCGGCAATAAAATGTCGCTGGCCATGGAGACCATTCTCACGCCGATTTTGGAAAAGCTGCTGTCACAAAGTAAGCGCCTGCAATAA